ATTAAAAAACTTATTGCGCTAAGATTAGACAAGCGCCTGCGTTTAAAAATGTTAGAAGAAATTATTACCTTGAAAAAGACAGGCGTATCCAGCGAACGCTTAGAAAATTTTGGTCTAGAATATCGGTTCCTTAACCGTTATCTTGAGGGTAAAATTACCTACCAAGAGATGAAAGAGCAGTTAACCAATGCCATTTATCATTTTGCCAAAAGGCAAAACACTTGGTTCAAAAGAATACCCAATGTCTATTGGTTTTCCACCAAAAAAGAAAATAAAAAAGCCTTCAAACTAGTCGAAGACTTTCTTAAAAATTAAAAGCGCATCCCCTAAACTGCTTTTGCTAACTCTTGTTCCAGCAGTTTTTTTAGTACTTCTGGATTGGCCTTACCATGAGTAGCTGCCATCGTTTGACCAAGCAAAAATTGAATAGCGGTGGTTTTCCCCCTTTTGTATTCGCTAACTGCCTTCACATTTTTTGCTAGTACCTCTGCTACTATTTTAGCTAGAGCCTCCGTGTCATTATTCTGAGTATATTCTTTCAAAAGACCGTCCAAGCCCTCTTTTTTCCAATCTTGATTATTCGCATCGGTAATTATAACTAGAATCTTTTTAGCCGAGGCGCTATTAATTTTGCCTTCAGCTAAAGCTATAATTAGATTTTTATAATCAGCCTGATGAATAAATTCCTCGCTCACTTCTACCCCCTGGAGAGAGGCCAATCCCACTAAATCAGAGGCTAAATAATTATAAGCCAATCTATTAAGTTTTTCTAAAACCAAAGGCCCTTTTTGTAATTCTTTAAATGATTGAGTTAGACTCTCGTAATATTTGGCAACATGCGCATCACGAATAAGGAGATTGGCTTCCTGGCTATTAAGTTTATAAGCTTCTTGAAAATAAGTTTTTTTATCCCAAGGGAATTTGGGCAACTCTTTTTGCACTTCATCTAAATCAAATAACGTTTCTTTATCTTCTTTTGACCAGACATGCATACGAGGCAAATCTGGTTCATAAAAATATCTGTAGTCATTAGCATTCTCTTTTATTCTCTGAGAAATAGTTGCATTATCATTTTCTAACCATCCTCGGGTTTCCTGAACCACCTGTCCGCCCTCTTCAATTAAATCTATTTGCCGACGGGTTTCATAGTCTATAGCTTTCTCCAGAACTCTAAAAGAATTAAGATTCTTCACCTCTACTTTGGTGCCAAGTTTCTCTTCCCCCTTCAACCTCACCGAAATATTGGCCTCGCAACGCATTTGACCTTTTTCCATATTAGCTTCAGATACCCCTAGAGTTTTATAAAGGATTTGCAAGCCTTCACAAAATAATCTTGCCTCCATTCCGCTTCTTATGGTTGGCTCAGTCACTAATTCCATCAAGGGGACCCCGGCTCGATTAAAATCTACTAAAGTATTTTGTTGCCCATGGGTAAGTTTAGCCACGTCTTCCTCTAAGTGCACCCTAGTAATAGCTACCCGCTTGGGAGATAAATCATTGCTCAAGTAAAGGTCCAAGTAACCGCCTAAGCACAAAGGCATATCATATTGAGAAATTTGATAGCTTTTTGGCAAGTCAGGGTAAAAATAATTTTTTCTATCAAATTTAGAATACTCTGCAATTTGAGAGTGCAAAGCCAGACCCACTTTAATCACCTGCTTGACTGCCCCGATATTAATAGTGGGCATAGCTCCCGGCTGCCCAGTACATATAGGACAAATATAGGTATTGGTCTCTGCTCCTTCCGGGTCATTAGGACAAGAGCAAAACATCTTCTGCTTAGTAATGAGCTCTGCGTGAATTTCAAGACCCACTACTGTTTCATATTTTGAATAAATGTCGTTCATCATAAAAATAGGTTTGTGGAGTTATAGTTCGACTTCGCTTCTTGCTTTATAAACTTAAGAACTTTAAAAACTTGATAAACTTATGACCCATTCTAGCACAAAAAGGATTACAAAAAAACCGGATTTAGGTCCGGTTTTTTGCATATTAAAACATCGGGTTAATAAGATGCATTCATAATGTGTCACTTCTAAGAAAGTATGTAATGACTCCCCCACCGGAACTGTCAATTAATTTATAAATCTAGATTTGAAGAAAAGACTATCGCTTATATCTAATTTTTTTAATTTATTTATTACCAGAATAANNNNNNNNNNNNNNNNNNNNNNNNNNNNNNNNNNNNNNNNNNNNNNNNNNNNNNNNNNNNNNNNNNNNNNNNNNNNNNNNNNNNNNNNNNNNNNNNNNNNAAGAAAAGACTATCGCTTATATCTAATTTTTTTAATTTATTTATTACCAGAATAATGGAAAATAGCAACCATAAGCTCAAATAAATCATGGCATTCCCTCCGTAAGTAAAA
The sequence above is drawn from the Candidatus Paceibacterota bacterium genome and encodes:
- the gatB gene encoding Asp-tRNA(Asn)/Glu-tRNA(Gln) amidotransferase subunit GatB produces the protein MMNDIYSKYETVVGLEIHAELITKQKMFCSCPNDPEGAETNTYICPICTGQPGAMPTINIGAVKQVIKVGLALHSQIAEYSKFDRKNYFYPDLPKSYQISQYDMPLCLGGYLDLYLSNDLSPKRVAITRVHLEEDVAKLTHGQQNTLVDFNRAGVPLMELVTEPTIRSGMEARLFCEGLQILYKTLGVSEANMEKGQMRCEANISVRLKGEEKLGTKVEVKNLNSFRVLEKAIDYETRRQIDLIEEGGQVVQETRGWLENDNATISQRIKENANDYRYFYEPDLPRMHVWSKEDKETLFDLDEVQKELPKFPWDKKTYFQEAYKLNSQEANLLIRDAHVAKYYESLTQSFKELQKGPLVLEKLNRLAYNYLASDLVGLASLQGVEVSEEFIHQADYKNLIIALAEGKINSASAKKILVIITDANNQDWKKEGLDGLLKEYTQNNDTEALAKIVAEVLAKNVKAVSEYKRGKTTAIQFLLGQTMAATHGKANPEVLKKLLEQELAKAV